From a region of the Paenibacillus segetis genome:
- a CDS encoding MarR family winged helix-turn-helix transcriptional regulator gives MHLNKHIATRFEQCAGVSPNRLELLCKLTGGQISQSELQKAVSIDPAAVTRHVQQLEAEGILQRTRCESDNRITLVQLTEEGKSKVAMFKTEKDRFLEELQVNLTESERLGLIQALQKLNSQIHQMKETSKTNS, from the coding sequence ATGCATTTGAACAAGCATATTGCGACCCGATTTGAACAATGTGCTGGAGTTAGTCCCAATCGACTCGAACTCCTTTGCAAACTAACAGGTGGCCAAATTAGCCAGTCGGAACTACAGAAAGCAGTGTCTATTGACCCAGCTGCGGTGACTCGTCATGTTCAGCAATTGGAAGCGGAAGGAATACTTCAGCGAACTAGGTGTGAGAGCGATAACCGGATTACATTAGTTCAGCTAACCGAAGAAGGCAAAAGTAAAGTAGCAATGTTTAAAACCGAGAAAGATCGATTTCTCGAGGAACTGCAGGTAAACCTCACGGAATCTGAACGACTTGGACTTATTCAAGCACTACAGAAGCTAAACAGCCAGATTCACCAAATGAAAGAAACAAGTAAGACCAATTCATAA
- a CDS encoding LysE family translocator: MDIYLKYLLIGLAIALPVGAITIEMTKQGLKNGFLHGWAVGLGGMTIDFALIVLMSLGFASFLSLPFIQIPLWMVGAGFLAFLGYDSIKNADKDITPADEKTKKSFWSTYRNGLLVAVSPGNLVFWVSVFGTVLSESYISSDKWNFAGAAIGVLSGILIHDLGLLSIVSVTRKVMSRKMIRAVSVIAGVLLIGFSIYFVYEFILALLPYIS, from the coding sequence ATGGATATTTATTTGAAGTACTTACTGATCGGTCTTGCCATTGCGCTACCGGTCGGAGCTATTACTATCGAAATGACCAAACAAGGTCTGAAAAATGGTTTCCTCCATGGATGGGCTGTTGGGTTGGGCGGAATGACGATCGACTTTGCATTAATTGTCTTGATGTCTTTGGGATTTGCTTCCTTCCTCTCACTTCCGTTCATTCAGATTCCGCTTTGGATGGTAGGCGCAGGATTTCTCGCTTTTCTAGGTTACGATTCTATTAAAAACGCGGACAAGGATATTACACCGGCAGACGAAAAAACAAAGAAATCATTCTGGAGTACTTATCGGAATGGCTTACTGGTGGCCGTATCACCTGGTAATCTAGTCTTCTGGGTATCCGTATTTGGAACGGTTCTTTCTGAGTCGTACATTTCTTCTGACAAATGGAATTTCGCAGGTGCTGCGATTGGTGTGCTGAGCGGCATTCTTATCCATGATCTCGGCTTGCTATCTATCGTTTCCGTGACACGAAAGGTCATGAGCCGTAAAATGATTAGAGCCGTCTCTGTCATTGCAGGAGTTCTACTGATCGGATTTTCAATCTATTTCGTTTATGAGTTCATCTTGGCGTTGTTGCCGTACATTTCATGA